The Pyrus communis chromosome 9, drPyrComm1.1, whole genome shotgun sequence genome has a segment encoding these proteins:
- the LOC137744365 gene encoding peroxidase 21-like: MLANKVASQDPDPFEKQAANGGAHSGGRVHCVNLVHRLYPTIDPILDRDHAKYLTGRCPSPTLDPKEVLYARNDRETPMLLNNYYYKNQLSHKCLLTVDQELGSDPSTMPFVENMAADNGYFREQLSRAALLLSENNPLTGDQGEVRKACQSVNAS; encoded by the exons ATGCTTGCAAACAAAGTTGCAAGCCAAGACCCAGATCCATTTGAAAAACAGGCGGCGAACGGAG GAGCTCACTCTGGGGGTCGAGTCCACTGTGTGAACCTGGTACACAGGCTCTACCCAACCATCGATCCAATCCTAGACCGTGACCATGCCAAATACCTCACAGGTCGGTGCCCGAGTCCGACCCTAGACCCAAAAGAAGTCCTCTACGCAAGGAACGACCGTGAAACACCCATGCTTCTCAACAACTATTATTACAAGAACCAGCTGAGCCACAAGTGTCTGCTCACGGTGGACCAAGAACTGGGCTCTGACCCATCGACAATGCcctttgtggaaaatatggcCGCTGACAACGGCTACTTCAGGGAGCAGCTTTCTAGGGCTGCCCTTCTTTTGTCTGAGAACAACCCTCTTACTGGGGACCAAGGAGAAGTGAGGAAGGCATGTCAATCTGTGAATGCAAGTTAA